In a genomic window of Phragmites australis chromosome 14, lpPhrAust1.1, whole genome shotgun sequence:
- the LOC133890069 gene encoding uncharacterized protein LOC133890069 yields the protein MEVVVPVMAPSAPCSPRTAAIAGANHIPGYCGYFFSSAPTSPSRASYAGDASTGGTGGDGEATFDFTLGFSGQLQESTPILAAADELFEGGKIRPLNTPHTSILLVDDTSSSFSCPRSLRRAGARGGGQEEASERGRSGRPAAPISTATLRSRRDTRSLSPFRGGGGGGGGGGGDDEFPSSPPSPRSSMMRGCGSGNKKWRLKDFFLFRSASEGRATGGGSKDPLFKYTMLSSSFAHPQKPKSGDGSASMRKGRGSTASASDMPYTVNRAAAEDMRRRTTTPLPFHRNSLFGYLRSNPAIHSISRKLGSHSSNRGRPT from the coding sequence atggaggtggtggtgccTGTCATGGCGCCAAGTGCACCGTGCAGCCCAAGAACTGCGGCCATCGCCGGCGCCAACCACATCCCCGGCTACTGCGGCTACTTCTTCTCCAGCGCCCCGACGAGCCCGTCCAGGGCGAGCTACGCCGGGGACGCTTCGACGGGCGgcaccggcggcgacggcgaggcaaCGTTTGACTTCACTCTGGGGTTCAGCGGGCAGCTGCAAGAGTCCACGCCgatcctcgccgccgccgacgagctCTTCGAGGGAGGCAAGATCCGGCCGCTGAACACGCCGCACACGAGCATTCTGCTGGTCGACGAcacctcctcttctttctcGTGCCCTCGGTCCCTGAGAAGAGCCGGGGCGCGCGGAGGGGGTCAAGAGGAGGCGTCGGAGAGGGGCAGGTCGGGCAGGCCCGCTGCCCCTATCTCGACCGCGACGTTGAGGAGCAGGAGAGACACACGGTCTCTCTCACCGTTCagggggggcggcggcggcggcggcggcggcggcggcgacgacgagttCCCGTCCTCGCCTCCGTCTCCAAGAAGCTCTATGATGCGAGGCTGCGGCAGCGGGAACAAGAAATGGAGGCTCAAGGACTTCTTCCTCTTCCGGAGCGCGTCGGAGGGCCGCGCCACCGGAGGCGGGAGCAAGGACCCGCTCTTCAAGTACACCATGCTGTCCTCGTCGTTCGCACACCCTCAGAAGCCGAAGAGCGGCGACGGCAGCGCGTCCATGCGGAAGGGGAGAGGTTCGACAGCGTCGGCTAGCGACATGCCGTACACGGTGAACCGGGCTGCCGCCGAGGACATGCGGCGGCGGACGACGACTCCGCTGCCGTTCCACCGGAACAGCCTGTTCGGCTACCTGAGGTCCAACCCGGCGATCCACAGCATCAGCAGGAAGCTGGGCAGCCACTCCTCTAATCGCGGCAGGCCGACATGA